The sequence gaaaaagaagagggacaagaaccttgcaacaaatcaaaacaaaactcagGTTGTATTCAAGCTCTCCTGAAGGATCGAGAGTGATAAACAAATCACTAACACAGCTAAGAAATTTATGCTAAGTACAAGGTACGGACGAACTTAAACATCACAAGCACAAGTATAGTCATAAAAACAGGTAAGTACAAAATCATAAAACCAATTAAAGCCCAAAAATAGCGGGCAATTATCCTTGTTCTTCCTACAGACCCATGAAATACAGGACCAAGAAACATTGTTCTCAAAacagataaaataaatataaaataaatgccaccaaaaagcccaaaacatgAAGGGCatacataacaaataaattttcataagTATCAGGTCCGGGTGTTGGTAGGAGCGTCAGTAAGGAGATCGTCAGCTTCAGGAGCGTCACCAGCAGCAGGAGCGTCACCTTCAGGGGCCGATGACTGAGCAGCCTCGTCAGCCGCCATCTCTTGATCTACCACTTCTAGATCCAAGCTCGGCAAATCAACCCCGATAGGATGCTTGACGAGGTACCTACGCAGGAGCTCAAAGCCCTTGAAGTACCAGCTAAAGAGCACTGTGGAGTACTCCTCGATTTGCTGGAAGGCTTCGACGGACCTAGCAGCGATCGTCTTTAGCTTTTCTTTTGCCACTTGTAGCTGGTCGTCCTTCTCCAGGTTCAGCTGACGCTCGACCCTAAGATCAGCATTCAAGGCCTTGACCTTCTCCTTCAAAGCAGCAGCCTCGTCCATCGACTCTATAATATCCTTCTTCAGCGTGGAGTTCTCCTTCTCCAAGGCCTCCATCCTGGACGCCAAAGAAGCCACCTTAGCCTCTTGAGTGAGGCACTCAGAAGCAAGGTGAAGGCTTTCCCCTAACACCTGACAAGGTAAATTAAGTTcgtcagtaaaaaaaaagggggaaatttATGTGAAAGGAGACCAAGGAAAATGCAGAAGTGATTTTACCTGCATGATCTTATGTACATGCTGGCTCGCAACCACGTTGAGAGGCACTCCAGAAAAGACCTTAAGATCCTTAGCCTTTACAACGTCATGTGCCCACTCCATGGCCACACCCTCATCGTCCCAGACGGACGAACCCACTTTCTCCTTCTCCTTGTCCTTAGCCAACAATCGCTACCTTTTGGATGAAGGGGTGGGGATCTCCTTAACTGAAGTAGCCGGTGAAGCCACCCGTAGGCTCTCAACTCCCGAGACGATGGGAGTGGCGTCTGTAGAAGGGAGGACGGACGGACCCTTCCCCGTGACGCGAACCCCCTTTTTGCCAATATTCGCCAAAGGTTCGTCCTTCTTGGACCTCATCTTAGCgtacatatttttattgaacCTGGTCGTcatctttataaaaaatttaaaaaaaaaaaaaaaaaaaaaaaaaaaaaaagaaatccaaagtaCACACATGAAGGTCAATACTGACGAGGTAAACacttactcttcttctcctcattGTTAATGCTGCGCAAGACGTAAGGAGACGGGTCTGGGCCTAAACAGTAGAAAGCAAGCGTCCGTGGGTCAACGAGGTCGTCCCAACTCTCAATCGACTTAGCGTATTCTATTGCCTTCTCAATACGACCTTGGTACTTGCTCTTCAGTTTGGGGCGTCTTTTAACTGCAACGAAAAATGAACAAGGGATTAAGGACGACGATATATGCAAAATGAAGAGTAACAAACGAGGAGAAACATTGACGCACCTAAGtttggggttccccaccgaTGGAGTAACcttgggatatcaccccaagccTTGCTAGAAGGGGTCTCAAAATCGTCCCCGGACACGAAAAAGAAACGTGACTTCCAGTACCTGAATGAGGAGACTAAACCCTTAATGATTCTAGTCCTCCTCGTCCAAGGGACTAGTTCATAATACCCATACTCTTTCGATTCCTTTAAGCGGTAAAGGTGGACGAGCTCACTCACTTTGATCATATCCTCGTTGGCAGCCAACCATACCTCCATACAACTGATCACTATCCTCCATGAATTACGCATGAGTTGCCTGGGGGCAATACCAAAATAACCCAAGAACTCCATCACCAAAGGATGGACGGGTAGCCTAAGCCCAGAAGTGAAAGCAGCCTCGTAGAAGCATACTTCACCAGGAAAGAAGTGGCAGGCCCGATCCTCAGGACCAGGCTGACGAACGCGGACTCACGCAGGAAACTAAAACCTATCCTTGAACCTAGCCACGATGTCAGCATCCAGCCCACACTCTTCGTTAAGGgcataaaaagccctaacctgACGAGGGATGGAAACGGCCGTATCGCCCTCAACCAGGCCTTCGCTAGACGACAACCCAGTGTCTAGTTCACTGGATCTCACCTCCGACATCCTTCTCGTTTCTCCCTCAAACCAAGCTAATGACTGGCCTAAAATTGGAGATAGTTCCCCTAAAACTACACTCAACCCACAACCTTCAAAAATATAGTCCccaaccaaaaggaaaaagtcACTGGAAACACCCAAAGCCGCCCCTAGgcgagcaaaaaagaaagagactgaGGGGCAAGCTACCCAAACCTCAGAAGAACTAACCATGAAAAGGGTACACAATCCTAAAATCCCAAAAATCAAACACGAAAacaacaaaaagcaaaagacaaaggaaaaatTAGGAACTCATAAGAAGACCGTTAAGAAAAAGGATTAGAAGGAGGATAAAAGAGTAGCATACCTTGAAGAGTGAAGCGGTCGAAGCTGGAAAAATTCGGAAAGAAGCGTCGCCGGAGCAAGGTCAGAGTCACCGGAGCAAGGTCGGAGTCGCCGGAGCAGAATCGGAGTAGTCGCAGAAATAAGCAAGGAAGATAACACTCAGAGCAAAAATCAaagtgaaggaaaaagaaaaaagttttgcaACCAAAAATGCAAGGAAACTGAAAAGTAGCGAgaaacccaagggtcatgcCATCAACGCCTTCAATCAGCACGTGCCACGTGGCCACGTTGCGTACTGCGCCGCCATCATGCATTAAATTCGGAGCAGAACCCCAAGCATCACAGACAACTCAGGAAAAACCTTTCACCTTCTGTGGCCCTCATGACACGTCACTGACGACCACAGAACCTGGGGGGCAAATAATGGGAGTGACGAGAATACATTACCTTGACAAAGCCAACACTAATGACGAGGTCATCCCTAGCGACGAGGAAATCAGCCATCACTAACGAGGGAAGGAGAGTCATTCAATGATGCCAGCCAGTAGCCTGAGCAGTTATGAAACCAGCAAAACAGACCGTTGGGAGCCTATTAAAAGCCCTATTATTGGGCTGGAAGCGTTACTAAGAAAGGCATTAACACTCCAACGACTAGcaaccaaaatcacatatataaagcccttgCATTGGCAGCACATGGTACAAAAACTAATATTCTAAGAAAATACCTATTACTTTTCTAGTTCATTCATTCCCATTTGGCGAATTGCTTTTCTGTTCTAACTTTGCCATCGGAGGTGTTGTGGCAGGCATCACACCGATGACCCCTTTTAAAGGATACATTGGTGCTGACGGGGAGTTCCATCTGCCCATTTCGACTGACGAGTTCACACTTCATCAGCTCTGattatccaccaaaaaaaacaaaaaaacaaaaaacaaaaaaagaaacaacaacaacaataacaattcaTGCTCTTTCTGCGCCCACCGCGTTTAATTAGACTTCTAGTTTTTTACCGTTAAACAGTATTTAATGACAACAGCAGGTGAGAAACGTGTTACTATTGGTGCAACAGGTGAGCAACAACTAACACACTATATatttcaaagaaagaaattaaacatGCACAGCACAACAATTCAGATATTTCTTTCTGTTTTCTTGTTTTAGTTAACTAGATCTGGATTCCTATCAAAttatttgatattattattaagtcaatACCATATAAATCACAGATTTTTAATTTAAgctatatatgtttattttatcTTCCATTCCATTCTgtttctcaaatttaaaaataaagaatacaattTATACCATATAAATTTGGTGAATTGTTATTTTAggcattaaatttaaatattatcattttAATCATTAAACTTTGATAACTTTGCTTTTTTAAGTCCTTCCAAGTAGGGTTGTCCAACCCACCCGCCTGTACCTGACCGACGTTCACCCGATCCGACTGCTCCGGCGGTCGGCCGCAGGTCCCGAGCTCCGAAACCCGACGCCGGCAGGTCAGTTTCGAGTCCCCTCGTTCAAAACCTGTGAAACCCGACCCGCCCAAAGACATCAAATTTTGGCGAATTCTCCAGCGATTCCAACGAGTTTTAGCTTAATTTGGCAGATTTTGGCGACCAAAACAATCAGATCCGGCATAGATACACCAAATCCGGCGATTCTCAGCACGATTTAGGGGCAAAATCATCGGATTTGACGAAATCCTCACCGGATCTTGGCTGGATCGAGCGAGATCTCGTCGATTTTGGCCGTTTTTCTGTGTTTTCCGTCGGGTTTCGGCCTCACCCGAAACCGATGCCACCCGCCGGCAAACTGACCCGCGAAACCCGACCCTCTTAACGGGTTGGTTGCGGGTTGAGAATCTGCCCACCCGATCTCTTACAGGTTGGTTGcaggttgggcacaaacccgacccgcccGACCCATGGACACCCCTACTTCCAAGTTCTATCCATTGCCAAAACAATGTTAACtctttaagtatttttttttttttttgacagaacaaaatatcacaataaactAAGTTGTCAATTCATTATAGGTTAATGTGGGAGGGTTTCTTGTCTCAGCCCCCAATTAGCAAGTACacatgtgtagtagtggtatAAATGTGTCTTAGGCTCAAGCTTATAAGGCACATgtgggaggcgtctctcccCAATGTGGAATTGAGCAAAACCGTGAGGTATagccaaagcggacaatatctgcTAATTGGGGGCTGAGACAAGAAACCCTCCCACATTAAAAGATAATAACTAGTGGTATACTACTCCTTCGCTTCAGAGCTTATAAGGCAAAAAGTGGGGGAAGATTCTTTCGATGTGGGACTCCAAAGGATGCTGTGTAAAAGCTAAAGGCTCTAAATCAATACATCCGAGGAACCCACAgttaacataaaataaaataagattatcTCAAGACCCACGATAACTCAAATGTTATAGAAATGTTGTGAGATTTTGTTATGCTTATATACCTTCTcaaactcttttcttttataatgtGAAGTGGCATCATTTTAAGAGGTTTAACTTACTGTATGTTTTTCATACCCTTTtagtggattaaaaaaaaaatattgaaaattataattcaCCAAATATATTAGGtgtaaattatatttatttattggcaaaaatgtaaaactgaccctctaacttttactccttttcattttagtcctctaactttcagttttatCAATTCAGTCTTCtatctttcaatttttgtcaatgcaAGATTCCGTTAAATCCCAGTTATGCTGTCGTTAATGTCACTgagtttttcccttctttttttttgaaatttcggAATTGAGGTGTGTGATCTATGGCCTCGACTCGATCTTCGTCAAGCTAATGTTCCTGAACGTGAACGCCGACAAGACCTTGAACAGGACCAAGGTCCCCTTGTCATGCGCAAACACATTGCTCATCTTGAATGGGTGGTTGGTGCGAGGTATTATGGGCTCTCGGGCCAGCATGACGAACCGGGTCACGTTGCTCGAGGCATCCTGGATTCCATCAGCGAGTATGTTCATCCCGCCGTGTCGTCAATTGCCTCGCGTGCAACGTTGAGGCTAAGTTTCATGAGGGTGAGTTCGCACTGAGCTAAGGGTTGTGGGTGTGAGATGACTCGGGTCAAGTACTCTTTTCAGACCCTCGATAAAGCCAAGAGGCAGTGGTGTACGGGTAATTGGACCTCGCCGACTATGTGGAGTAAAAGGTCGTAGTTTTAGAATACGCACTGGGAACACCTTGGTAAGCAATCTGGAGCTGCGACCCGTGCATCGAAGTTGGAGACAGGTCTATAATAGTTATGGCTTCACCGGCGacttcttcttgttgttgttgttttttttttttttttcaaaattttctttttccttttaatttcaaaattataaaaaaaaaaaaaaaaaaaaaaaaaaaaaaaaaaaagaaattgaaaacgGCAACGTTTCAATAACATTAATGGTAGCCTATAACTGGGTTTTAACGGAATCTtgtattgacaaaaattgaaaaatagacgatcaattttgacaaaactgaaaagttaaagatctaaaatgaaaaacaaaaaaataaagttagaaggtcagttttatattttttccttatttatttattattttgggttaCCAAAATTGTTTTAGAGACTAACccaaaacaggaaaaaaaaaaaacctagtaaTAAATTAACAATAATGACATATTGGATAGGCACCTAGCAAACCGGCATTTGCCAGTAATGGTAACTGCAATTTCCAGCGAATGTTTCGGTTACGCCTCCTTATAGCCAGAGAGAAGACAAAGACACACACAGAGCGAGAGACagattcagagagagagagagagagaattaggtCTCAGTTTGCAGAAACtgaaactctttctctctcttcctcttcgtTTCTGCAAAAACAAACAGCCCTCATTTTTGTGCGCCTATTGGAAAATGTCGCCGGCGGAGCGAGCCTCGCCGGCAGAAACCGACGAAATGAACGAGTCATTCTTCGCCAAAAGAGGCTGCTGTTCATGGATTCCGTGCGTGGGACGATCAGAGCGAGCCTCCTCCGCCGTCGGATCGTCGTGGTGGGAGCGCATACGGACGGCGGAGATGAACGACGACGACAAGTGGTGGGTCCGGAGTTGGAGAAACTTCCGGGAGTGGTCCGAGATCGTCGCCGGCCCGAAGTGGAAGACCTTCATTCGCCGGTTCAACAAGAACCGGTTCAACAGGACGAAATTCCAATACGACCCCTATAGTTACGCGCTGAATTTCGACGAGGGTCCGGGGCAGAACGGTCATTTGGATGAGGATTACTTGGGCCGCGATTTCTCGTGCCGTTTCGCTTCCATTCCGGCCTCCGCTAAATCGTCTATGGATTTCGGAAAAGACGCGCCGGTGTTCAAGTGACACGCACGTGACGATGCTTAAATTTCGTTTCAGTTTTTTTCGGCGCGCCGTGTGGGATAACGTGCGCAGGGTGCGGCGCCGATTTTGGGGTGTGGTGTACGAGAAAATCGTGGCGGTTGGTTGACTTCTTGGTTTATAGTAATTGGATGGTGGTGTCGGCGACACGTGGCGGGATATTATGTTTTAtgaaagttaataatttttcagtttacCCTTCAGTGAAATTGGTAAGAAAAGAAGGATGTGCGTTGTACTTTTGATTGTAAATGTAGGATTGTGACGATGAATTGTCCAAATGTACctgtgtttggttttgtgttgttttttcttttttgtttgttactagaaacaaaattacaatagaGATTATTTGAGCCAATTGATTTTGGACACTTTAATCAtatagtaatttattatttcaattatattatGTTGCTTCTGAATTTCTTGTTGTAAAGTATTGGGAACAATCCCCACCTCTTCTATTGCCAACGAACCCTTTGGAGTTTTGTGAAGTAGATGACACTATTTTCCCCTAAAACTGTTTATTATAGGAGGGAGAAAGGTTGAAATTCAAAGCCATGTTATGTTAGTTGGTGTTCTGGCATTATTATTCTCTTCTGGTACCAAACTACCGGTGATGTTTTGATTAACGATTATGGTAGATGAGTTCCAGGGAAGAGCAAAAATCTTCACAAccctttttaataatttgttggATCAATAAGTTGTGATTAGTGTAGTATCGTTTTCACATGAGTTTTTCgttattattacttttattatacatGAATCGCAATGTTCTCACTAAAtagttatgaaatttttttatatcattaaaCTACTTGTGCTCTAGAAACAGATTGTGTCACAATGTGGTTGtttgaagggggaaaaaaatttacgGGATAGTATGTATGACCTTATTATGCGTCTGGCTACTTCAGTGCAAATAGTAGGGTATTAGTTTTCAAGATGAATTTTGATGATGTCTCAAATTAGTGATCACATATCCCATCTAGGCTTTGGAAGACTTAAAGATAGAACATAAGAACTCAGATTGACATCAGTGTGGTGACAGCCAAGCCTACGTTAATGCTTAAGTTAGAACTCACTAAAGTGACATATCTAGGTATCAACTATCAAGTGTTTTTGTGGCTATTTTTCTTATCTCACTATGTATAAGAAAGAGCAAAGTTGTATTTATTCGTTTGAAAACAGTTTATCTAgttttttgttgatattttttggttgaaaatatgttaaaatattcttatactttaaaaatttgagaaaaagcaagatttaaaaaatatgtacatAAATCCTTGGGAATGTGAACATAAAATGTAGAGCACATGGACGAAGATAAGGCTAAAATATTGGGAATGTGTACCAATCAGTAATGTTGGACTGGATGCAGCATGCTTTCGGCCATGAATATAGCCCATGTATTCTAGATATGAAGTTAATTTCCATGAAGTTTGAAATTATGTTTAGTGGACTTCAACTAATCTCTTTTTTAGTCTTTTTAAGTTagagaaaagaagaacaagaagaagaaagaagaaaaaaaaacatactaaGGATCTTCGAtatctttttttccccttcctaTTCCATACTTGTGAGTGAGTTGTGACATAAGAATTGAAGTTTCATATGAAATGAAAGAACTATTTCACCTTATTCACACGAGCTGATAAAAGTGAGGAACaattgttataaaatatataGTGTCAATTGATTTGTTTAATGACAACAAATGATACGGTTGGATTATGATTCTTTATACTCTTATTAGAATAATCCTCACGTGGAATTCTTaaattcctatttcttttttatgaaatgAGTGCATTGCATTATATTATTTCATCAATGTTATAAATAGATTCTAAAATGGTAGATAACTTAAAAGATAATGGGAAGCATATCAAGTCcacagaaaaggaaaaaaaataaaaataaaaatcaagtgCCACTCTTTGCCAGCTTTATCTTGATAGATCATATCTAACCCTAACAATCATACATTCTCTTGTACTCATTGtggagaaacaaaaataatattcattTGGGATCTTGGAGCAAATCAAATCCTGCTTTGGTTTTCAATGGAGTTCTTTCTGATCACTAGTCGATTTGTTGGACTTTCTCCTTAGTTTCCAATGTTATAGTGGGCCCCGAAATCTTTTGAAATAGCTGGCTTCATCACCTTTAATCTTTTACAATATAAGAATTTCACAACTTGAGCTTCAGTATATTAATTTATAGAACAATGGGTTTGGTGGTCTCTACTTGAGCAATAACAATGGATGCAAGTTCAACTAATATTTCAAGAGCCCTTATCTACCTTTTGGTTGAAATGGCCTACCCAGAGAGGAGATGGTGAGCAAAGGACTCATATCCCACATAAAAAAGCTTGCCAATGGGCAATATTGTGTGCTAAAAAGTTTACATGGCTTctaacaaaaatgaaatctctatataaaaacaaattcagCATGAAATTCTCAAGAGTGAGAGCTGGTGGAGAGGAGGTGTTTAGTGCATCAATAACTGACTTGGAATCACCATTAAAAAAGACAAAGTTGAGCTTCTGATCTTTTGCCTAGGAAACTAGAACGAGCATGTTGGCAATTATTGCTATTTTGAGTTTATTATTACTGTTTAGTGTTTATCTCGTATTAtctttaagagtaatgttataaaCACAAACTactttacaacatttttataaaatactgatgtgacaaattcttactaattttaatatgGGTCtatcactaacatcacatttttacttgcaacaactatttggaaaatactaaaatcacatcagcagtttgtaaaaatattgtaaaataatttgtgtctgTTGCATTACTCTATCTATAATTGACAAAACTGGCTACTAGGCAATTATTGCTCGTTTgagtttattattttagtatttaacatttttgtGTATATGTATTGCTTCAAATAACTACAAGCTGACTCCCCATTGGGGAGTAGGACTCACTGTGGTTAGACTAAAATTACTATTACATGAGTTCACTACTCACACCATTTTGTTTAGTACTAATTATAACATGCTACCCCAAtctttgtgaaaaaaattataaatttttgtattctatgacatattgaaaaaaaaaaaaaaaaaaaaaaaagaaggtggaTAATACCCTCTTTTCCCCCACCACTAAGAAGACGCCCAAATATTGAGTTAAtaaaaatccaatccaatccaatccaattaATACCctaaattatttcaaaaaaaatcataataaattgtGAGTATGCTAAATCATcattaattatcaattttttcgaACAACTTGAGACTTTATTTTTTTCGAACTAATCTTCCATGTAGTGGATTATATTAATAAGTTATTATGTGGCAATAATATCCCtagattgaatatatatatatatattgtaaggactagGAAAGTGGCCCAAACCCATTTAGAATAGTGGAACCGAGTACTTTAAGCCCAATATAATAGATTTGTAAGAGAATGGGTTCTTCGAGTCAATTGCAATGCTAAGTAATTACAGGCTTCAGGATAACAAGACTAAAGCAGTTAATATCAACGAAAGAGACACAAATTCAATGTAAATTCTTCCTCGAGCAAGTCTGAAGAGGGGTTGTTCATTAATAGTCAATGttgattcttttaaattttagtttactCTATCTTCGTTTTTAGAATGTTCCTCCCTTTTTTCTAGAGGGGTTCATTTccttatatagcccttctcatTGCATCTTAGCCTTCCATCTATACGTCTCAGGGGGATAATTCgaatgcttgtcccatcaggaCCCTCCTAGAGGTGGTAGAGAGAGTTGTGAGTTGTTGAGTCACTAATTAGATGTCTTTTCCTCATAAATATGGCCAGTTCAGTTgatgcagagtattgaatgtggaggtgatgACCACATTCCCAGATATTTCCCTTTTCTGTTACTTGCATGACTTTGACCTCTTCCATGGTGCTTCAGTCTTTGGTGCAGGGAGCTAAGGTTCTTTCGAGGTGCAATCGCTCCTCGGGCTCTTCAGTCAACAGGCCTATTAGCCTCCTTTCCTCGGACCTCTTTTTCTAAGTTTAGCCTAGTTTTGAGTGGTCTTGATGTCTCCCTTCCTTGGTCTTAGCCCATGTGTCAAATTTGGGTTAACATATGAATGGGTTTTTAATCATCCTCAAACAAGCCCATGGACTTAAAAATGTCTTCAGATCatttgcctatatatatatatatatatatatatatgccttaaaatttattttgttcttgtcatattacaattttatattgtaaatagtgactattttatttgtaaatatttttaattataaatatcaactatataatatcaatttggatatgagaaaaaaaaaatgaaaatttcacaaatgtataaaaaaattttattgaaaatagtTAGACAGAAAGATAGCAACgaaatttatctttaaaatGTTCAAATATGTCATATAACAATTCATGATTAAGACTTTCTTTTTCGGTTGCCAAATGCGTGCATTGCTTTCATAAATTTTACTCAAAATACTTGTTACAATCCATTTTACATAAAGAAATTTATCATAATCAAATTGGTTAAATCCTAATTAAAATCGATTATGTCACAAGATGATTAAGTGGATTACGGATTAcctattattagttaaaaaggCAATGTTATGAAAAacctaaatataatttttttttttttttaatttcacaatGGTGAGAAGAAtggtttttaattataatatagacaattaaataaatactacttagttaattttatttctattttcttatatataaaaaactcaCTTAAATTTATCATGgataaagtttaactacaaaattggttgtaatttaaggcaaccttactcaatatcattaacattactatatgttttgaaaatctaaccgttagattacatgttctttactctcttaatacacatgtcaaattttgtgtcaatcggatattatttactataagATCtaaaagattatattttatgcataattttgaactataaaaaattataatttaaattatttattgatgacatagttattgatatttaattttttagaagttttacaaatataaagaatataagaagaaaatgtaatccaaatccaataaaaagatattaagtaaagtTATAGATTTaggttataattaattttgtagttaaactttttCCATTTATCATTTTATATCTTAAACTATATCTTAAACTATATTCAAGACCACTCGAACTTTAGGGTTCCGTGTGTATTTATCTCATTGATGTGATAGGATACTTCCATGAATTTATGCTATCAGTATCAAAATCTTCCACCGAAAGGAACAAAGTTAATGAGAAATCTTAGCCCATGAAAGCAATCTCATTCATCCCACAAACTTGTATAGTAATTTTGACTTCCGAATAGAGATGGAGGTCCCAATTCTCACGTTATTTCCTTCTCTAGTTTTGAGTGGTCTTGACAAAGGCATGTTACCAACTATTGGAAAACTGCTCCTTTCGTTGTGCAAATTTCAACCCAACTTTTATATCGAAAGGCCTCTTTTTGTGCTCACAACCATAATCATGTGGTTTTGGATATGTATACATTGCTTCTGGGTCTGTTCTATCTTCTATCTTTCTTGTTTCTcatcattttctctcattttcacCTTTTAAAAGCAGGCCTTCTCATCACCACTCTTCCATTTCCTTAATTCCAtcatttgtcttttctttttagagAGCATGTTTGGTCACTTAAGTCTATTTTCAGTACTGATCTTGTGATATTGGGGCATTATCGTGCAAGGTTTGTCTTCCTATTtcagtttgaatttttttttttttgctttggaGAATTAGAGTCCTAACCATTTTGGCCGACAAGTATCAGTTTTCTTTGGGTACTAATTGCATATATAGTTTCATTCTAATCTATATTCCCAAACTAACTAATTGGGAAGAGCAAAGCTTCCATTTAATGCTTCAGTACACTAAACAAATCATGAGAGCAACACATgactattttttaatattatcgTGTCTGTGTCACATCCAATGCTCCAATACACTAGAACACATGGAATTACTATACATAGTTATTTTACATATCATGTCCTACAGAAAGGGGCAAAAGGGCAAATGCATCACTCTCCACAGCTGGGCTTGGCTGGCCTTCAACTTAACCCAATCTGCCCAAGTGCAATTCCATCACATCATCAACTTATTCAGATGATTCTGTGCATAGGTAATAACTTGGTTGAGTttagctttcaaaaaaaaaaaaaaaaacttggttgagtttaccaaaaaataaaaaacacttgGTGAGCACTTGGGCCAAGCATTATGGTCAATAGGTTGGACACTCAAGTTCATTGTTTGAGCCACTTGAGACAAAAAGTGCCCTATTTTATCATCTAAGGTGatattccctctctctctctctctcccaaaaaaaaaaaaaaaagaaagagagagagagatgggtggTGGTTCACTTCAGAGTACTTGGACAGCAGGAATGTGGAGCC is a genomic window of Quercus lobata isolate SW786 chromosome 2, ValleyOak3.0 Primary Assembly, whole genome shotgun sequence containing:
- the LOC115978287 gene encoding uncharacterized protein LOC115978287, which produces MSPAERASPAETDEMNESFFAKRGCCSWIPCVGRSERASSAVGSSWWERIRTAEMNDDDKWWVRSWRNFREWSEIVAGPKWKTFIRRFNKNRFNRTKFQYDPYSYALNFDEGPGQNGHLDEDYLGRDFSCRFASIPASAKSSMDFGKDAPVFK